AGCTTACGAATCTTGTTGGCGGTTTTTTTCATGACGGTTTCATCCAGAGTCACCTGTCCGTCTCCGGCAATCGCCGCTTTGCCCTTGTGAAGGATACCGATTATTGTCGTCGCTTTATAGTTCATGAGCCTGCCTTTCTATGCGCGCGGATGGGTTTTCTTGTAGACTTTGCGCAGTTGTTGAAGTGACACATGGGTATAGATCTGGGTGCTGGAAAGCGAGGAGTGCCCCAAAAGCTGACCGACCGCCGACAAATCCGCACCGCCCTCTAAAATGTGGGTGGCGAATGAATGTCGAAACGAATGCGGGGAAAACTTCTGCATAAGTCCCGAGTCGGAAGCGTAGCGTCGCACGATCCTTCCGATCGATCTCTGGCTCAGACGGCCACCTCGTCGGTTGACAAAAACTGCCTGGAGATCGAAGCGCTTGAGCTCACGGTTGCGTTGATGCAAATATTGTTGCAGTCTGGCCAGGGCGACATCGCCGACCGGTACAATCCGCTCCTTGCCACCCTTCCCGAGTACCCGCACAACACCGGCACCGTAGTCGATATCCTCGACCGACAGCGAGGCCAGCTCTGCCCGCCTCAGTCCGCTCGAATAGAACAGCTCCATGATTGCGCTGTCTCGTTTCTGCCACACTGAATCGCCCTCGGCTAAATTCAGGATGCTCTCGATCTGGTTGCGGGTGGCCACTTCCGGCAACGGTTTCTTGAAACGTACCGGCCGGATCCTTGTGCTGTAGTCTGTAGCTGTCGCCTTGACGATATACAGGTAGCGGAAATAAGATTTCAGCGATGACTGCAGGCGGGCAATCGAACGATTCGACATAGGGCGTGTTCGCAGGTATTGCAAAAATCTCCTGAAGAGGTCAAAAAAATCGGAGTCGAGCCGTTTTAGCTCAACTCCGGAATCGCGAAAAAATTGCTGAAAAAGCTTGATGTCTTTGATATATGCCGTGACCGTATGTTCGGAATAGTTCTTTTCTGATCTCAGGTAATCTTCAAACAGCTGGAGATGTTTCTTACTTAACGGCATTTTCGAGCCTTTCGGCCGACTCCTGCTTTTCTTCCTCGTCTTCCAGTTTAAGTATAAAGTTACATTTTGGACATTTCAAATGCAAGCCGTCTTTTTTGGTCTTTTTCTCGAACATGAAATAATGCCCGCACTCAGGGCACTCTCTGTCGATCGGACGGTACCACACCGCCTCTGTGCATTTGGGATACTCCGAGCATCCGAAAAACGGCTTGCCTCTTCTCGAACGGCGCTCCACAAATGTACCCGGGCATCCCTCAGCAGAACATTTTACACCGGTCGAGATGGCCTCGGTGTAATCGCAGTTTGGATAGGTACTGCAGGCGATAAAGCGCCCGAATTTGCCTTCCCTGAGAACCAGCTTGTTGCCACATTTGGGACAGTCGCGTTCGAGTTCCTTGACCTGACTTTTGTCTTCGCCGTTCAAAGGCTTGGTGTTTTTACACTCGGGGTATGCACTGCAGGCCAGGAAGCGACCGTTGCGTCCCCATTTGATTACCATCGCCGATCCGCATTTTTCACAGACCTCATCGGTGGTCTCCTGGGTCGATTGTTTGATATCCCCGAGCTTACCCTCGACTGTTTCGAGAGTTTCCGAAAACGGCTTGTAAAATTCCCGCAGGACATCGACCCAGTTATCCTTGCCTTCCTCGATTTTATCGAGCTCCTCTTCCATGTGGGAAGTGAAATCGACATTGAAAATATGCTCGAAATGCTCGATTAATATTCGATTGACCGTCTTGCCCAGGTCAGTGGGCATCAATTTGCGTTTTTCTAATTTGATATATTTACGGTTCTTGATAGTCGATATGATCTGCGAATAAGTCGACGGCCTGCCGATCCCGTTCTGCTCCAGTTCACGCACCAGGCTGGCTTCTGTGAAACGTGGAGGCGGTTTGGTGAAATGCTGGGTCGGATCGAGCTCTTTGAGGTCGACCTTGTGGCCTTCCTCGAGTTCCGGCAGAACCTGGTTCTCATTGTCATCGCCGTTGCCGTTGTCACGTTTCTCGGTTTTGTAGATCTTCATGAAACCATCGAACTTGATCTGGCTGGTGGAAACCCGAAACAGATACCTGCCTCCCTCGACCTCGACAGTCAGGCTGTCATAGATCGCCGGATTCATCTGGGATGCCAAAAAACGTGAATAAATCAGGCTGTAAAGCTTGTATTGATCGGGCGTCAAAAACTGCTTGATTTTCTCCGGCGGGTACTCCATTGATGTCGGTCTAATAGCTTCATGGGCATCCTGGGCGCTCTTTTTGGTTTTGAATCGACGCGCTTTCTCGGGAAGATACTTTTCGCCAAAGCGTTCGGCGATATGTTGCCGGGCGGACTGCAGAGCTTCCTCGGATATACGCACCGAATCGGTACGCATATAGCTGATCAGGCCGACCGAGCCGGCATCACCCAAATCGACACCTTCATATAACTGCTGGGCCACATACATCGTCTTCTGCGTGGCAAAACGCAACCTGTTGGAGGCATCCTGTTGTAAAGTCGAGGTTATATAAGGAGGCATCGGATTTCTTTTCTTCTCCTCCTTTTTGACGGAGCTGATCGAGAAATCCTGCTTGCTGATATCCGCACAGACTTTGTCGGACTCCTCCTGTGACGATATCAGAAAGTCCTCGCCGTCGACCTTAAACAGCGCGGCGGTAAATTTATCTTTTTTGCCGGCTGTAAAGAGTCCCTGAACCTTCCAGAATTCCTGGGGCTCAAAGTTTTCTACTTCTTCCTCACGCTCGCAGATAATCTTGAGCGCGACAGACTGCACTCGACCAGCTGAAAGTCCGCGCAATACTGTCTTCCAGAGGATCGGTGAG
This DNA window, taken from Candidatus Zixiibacteriota bacterium, encodes the following:
- a CDS encoding tyrosine recombinase — protein: MPLSKKHLQLFEDYLRSEKNYSEHTVTAYIKDIKLFQQFFRDSGVELKRLDSDFFDLFRRFLQYLRTRPMSNRSIARLQSSLKSYFRYLYIVKATATDYSTRIRPVRFKKPLPEVATRNQIESILNLAEGDSVWQKRDSAIMELFYSSGLRRAELASLSVEDIDYGAGVVRVLGKGGKERIVPVGDVALARLQQYLHQRNRELKRFDLQAVFVNRRGGRLSQRSIGRIVRRYASDSGLMQKFSPHSFRHSFATHILEGGADLSAVGQLLGHSSLSSTQIYTHVSLQQLRKVYKKTHPRA
- the topA gene encoding type I DNA topoisomerase, translated to MSTSKKTAAKKKKKTTKKKTGPDLLVVESPTKTKTLKKFLGRKFKIMATKGHIIDLPKSRLGVDIDNDFEPRYIYIRGKKAVVDEILKEAKKARRIFLAPDPDREGEAIAWHLLGKLDKVNGSIHRVVYNELTKKAVQSAIETAGDIDDNKVMAQQARRILDRLVGYQVSPILWKTVLRGLSAGRVQSVALKIICEREEEVENFEPQEFWKVQGLFTAGKKDKFTAALFKVDGEDFLISSQEESDKVCADISKQDFSISSVKKEEKKRNPMPPYITSTLQQDASNRLRFATQKTMYVAQQLYEGVDLGDAGSVGLISYMRTDSVRISEEALQSARQHIAERFGEKYLPEKARRFKTKKSAQDAHEAIRPTSMEYPPEKIKQFLTPDQYKLYSLIYSRFLASQMNPAIYDSLTVEVEGGRYLFRVSTSQIKFDGFMKIYKTEKRDNGNGDDNENQVLPELEEGHKVDLKELDPTQHFTKPPPRFTEASLVRELEQNGIGRPSTYSQIISTIKNRKYIKLEKRKLMPTDLGKTVNRILIEHFEHIFNVDFTSHMEEELDKIEEGKDNWVDVLREFYKPFSETLETVEGKLGDIKQSTQETTDEVCEKCGSAMVIKWGRNGRFLACSAYPECKNTKPLNGEDKSQVKELERDCPKCGNKLVLREGKFGRFIACSTYPNCDYTEAISTGVKCSAEGCPGTFVERRSRRGKPFFGCSEYPKCTEAVWYRPIDRECPECGHYFMFEKKTKKDGLHLKCPKCNFILKLEDEEEKQESAERLENAVK